In Aquimarina sp. TRL1, a single window of DNA contains:
- a CDS encoding CHAT domain-containing protein: MIKKIIYCFLFFFTGVNIAQTSKDTLVAFTYYKEADSLLTHKNYKASIALFNKALVIYKETASWERVASCYNKVSENLWRSNALEKSLQQAEKALEICNNHLSENHPEEANAYANIGNYYEGKGNFKNVLPNYEKALKIREKIFPELHVSIADSYKDMGIFYYYTRKNKKAITCYKKALSIYQKVLEPEHKKIGNTYNNIGIIYDELEKYDLALIFYKKSLAIDIKKRGENHSDVAYTYVNIGLTYSNMKQFDKELSYGKKALRILKKEQDTIGLGGVYQNLGNLYDRRGETNKALQYYKKSLNLRQKIYGDKHPEVAGSLINVGLTYQNLGLEKGLSYCYKGLEIFKNAYGENNSIIADMYQNLGTTYQTKKEFDTALNYYKKSLKIRQENLSKTHLDIVRSHYNLGSLYKDQEKHVIALDYYKKGLDIIKESGKISKFTSIFYNNIGRIYFEQHDYDKALSFFDKALISNTKKHYTEITANVFDPEHYYFKEKLFNALLGKAKTLHELYKKHQRTDDLKQCIKIYQNLDVLVSRFRQSYQNYKDKINFAGEAKEMYAHAIKLHLHSYQTTKDKNSLEQVFYYIERSKSHTLKELLNDTNAKNFSELPEDIIALEATLKTNKAFYQSQIVRQQSKDSIDLTYIEEYENKLFDTNHKQDSLAKVLEKKYPKYYKLKYNKKLISIKEIQDAINDKTTILDFFVTDNTIYAFIISKNTISVKELFITDLSEKVQNLTEAIVSKNTVAYKKVAYSLYQELLFPLRETIIGDELIIVPDSSLWHVNFDLLLTKENKTNNPRELDYLLRDYAISYANSGHLLFDSPENETKQFETRDECLAFSFSDTETETTETISLAALRDVGYDLPGTRQEITSISKIFDGQYYYGTAAREANFKKNADRYKIIHLALHAELDPQFPHRSKLYFNKVNDSLEDNLLYAYELFALTIPAELTVLSACNTGSGKVANGEGIMSLGNAFQYAGTKSLLLSSWEVSDKTTPILMKDFYANLRKGMSKAKALQQAKLNFFNTTEVFYTKPFYWGSFYILGDTSPITMNNDMNYNYVVWGGVILICLLGFFILILKRKGKIFR; this comes from the coding sequence ATGATAAAAAAAATAATATATTGTTTCCTTTTCTTTTTCACCGGAGTTAATATTGCTCAGACATCAAAAGATACCTTAGTTGCTTTTACGTATTATAAAGAAGCAGATTCATTGTTGACGCATAAAAATTATAAAGCATCTATAGCTCTTTTTAATAAGGCATTAGTCATTTATAAAGAAACAGCATCTTGGGAGCGAGTAGCTAGCTGCTATAATAAGGTTTCAGAGAATCTATGGAGATCTAATGCTTTAGAAAAATCACTACAACAAGCAGAAAAAGCACTGGAAATTTGTAATAATCACCTCTCTGAAAATCATCCAGAAGAAGCGAATGCATATGCGAATATAGGGAACTACTACGAAGGAAAAGGGAATTTTAAAAATGTGTTGCCAAATTATGAAAAAGCACTGAAGATACGTGAAAAAATATTTCCAGAACTTCATGTAAGTATTGCCGATTCATACAAGGATATGGGAATCTTTTATTACTATACTAGAAAAAATAAAAAAGCAATAACATGTTATAAAAAGGCCCTGTCTATCTATCAAAAGGTTTTAGAGCCTGAACATAAAAAAATAGGGAATACATATAATAATATAGGAATTATATATGATGAGCTTGAAAAATATGATTTGGCGCTTATTTTCTATAAAAAATCTTTAGCTATTGATATAAAAAAGCGAGGAGAAAACCACTCGGATGTAGCATATACTTACGTAAATATTGGTCTTACCTATTCCAATATGAAACAATTCGATAAAGAATTGAGTTATGGTAAAAAAGCCCTTCGTATTTTAAAAAAGGAGCAAGATACTATTGGGTTGGGTGGGGTGTATCAAAACTTAGGAAACCTTTATGATAGAAGGGGCGAAACTAATAAAGCCTTACAGTATTACAAAAAAAGCCTAAATCTTCGTCAAAAAATTTATGGAGATAAGCATCCAGAAGTAGCGGGTAGCCTTATTAATGTAGGGCTAACATATCAAAATTTAGGCTTAGAAAAAGGATTGTCTTATTGTTATAAAGGACTTGAAATTTTTAAAAATGCCTATGGAGAAAATAATTCTATTATAGCTGATATGTATCAAAATTTAGGAACAACTTATCAAACCAAAAAAGAATTTGATACGGCACTTAACTATTATAAAAAATCCTTAAAAATACGACAAGAAAACTTAAGTAAAACCCATTTAGATATAGTTCGTTCGCATTACAACCTTGGTTCTCTGTACAAAGATCAAGAAAAGCATGTTATCGCTTTGGATTATTATAAAAAAGGGCTTGATATTATAAAAGAATCTGGAAAAATTTCAAAGTTTACTTCTATTTTCTATAACAATATTGGAAGGATATATTTTGAACAGCATGATTATGATAAAGCATTAAGCTTTTTTGATAAAGCATTAATATCAAACACAAAAAAACACTATACAGAAATTACAGCAAACGTTTTTGATCCTGAGCATTATTATTTTAAAGAGAAATTATTTAATGCACTTTTGGGGAAAGCAAAAACATTGCATGAATTATATAAAAAACATCAAAGAACGGACGATCTTAAACAGTGTATTAAAATATATCAAAATTTAGATGTGCTGGTTAGCCGTTTTAGGCAATCATATCAAAATTATAAAGACAAAATAAACTTTGCGGGAGAAGCTAAGGAAATGTATGCTCATGCTATTAAATTACATTTACACAGTTATCAGACAACAAAGGATAAAAATAGTCTGGAACAAGTATTTTATTATATCGAAAGAAGTAAATCTCATACCCTAAAAGAACTTCTCAATGATACAAATGCTAAAAACTTTTCTGAGTTACCCGAAGACATAATAGCCCTAGAAGCTACTTTAAAAACAAATAAAGCTTTTTATCAATCCCAAATTGTTAGACAACAAAGCAAAGATTCTATAGATCTAACCTATATAGAAGAATATGAAAATAAACTTTTCGATACTAATCATAAGCAAGACTCTTTAGCCAAAGTATTAGAAAAAAAATACCCGAAGTATTATAAGTTAAAATATAATAAAAAGCTTATTTCCATTAAAGAAATTCAGGATGCGATAAATGATAAAACAACGATACTGGATTTTTTTGTTACAGATAATACTATCTATGCCTTTATCATTTCTAAAAATACTATTTCAGTAAAGGAATTGTTCATAACTGATTTGAGTGAAAAAGTTCAAAATTTAACAGAAGCAATTGTTTCAAAAAATACTGTTGCATATAAAAAAGTAGCATATTCATTATACCAGGAGTTACTATTTCCTTTACGAGAAACCATAATTGGGGATGAATTAATTATTGTTCCGGACAGCTCTCTTTGGCACGTTAATTTTGATCTTTTACTTACAAAAGAAAATAAGACCAATAATCCAAGGGAATTAGATTATCTGTTGAGAGACTATGCGATTTCATATGCTAATTCGGGACATTTATTATTTGATTCACCAGAAAATGAGACGAAGCAATTTGAAACAAGAGACGAATGCCTTGCTTTTTCATTTTCAGATACGGAAACTGAGACAACAGAAACAATCAGTTTGGCTGCATTAAGAGATGTAGGGTATGATTTACCGGGTACGAGACAAGAGATTACATCTATTTCCAAAATTTTTGATGGACAGTATTATTATGGAACTGCTGCCAGGGAAGCCAATTTCAAAAAAAATGCCGATCGTTATAAAATTATTCATTTGGCATTACATGCAGAACTAGACCCTCAATTCCCGCATCGATCAAAATTATATTTTAATAAGGTAAACGATAGTCTAGAGGATAATTTACTATATGCCTATGAATTATTTGCACTTACTATCCCCGCAGAATTAACTGTATTAAGTGCTTGTAACACAGGATCAGGAAAAGTGGCTAACGGAGAAGGAATTATGAGTTTGGGAAATGCATTTCAGTATGCAGGTACTAAAAGTTTATTACTGAGTAGTTGGGAAGTTTCTGATAAGACGACACCTATTCTTATGAAAGATTTTTATGCTAACCTAAGAAAGGGTATGAGTAAAGCAAAAGCTCTTCAGCAAGCAAAATTAAACTTTTTTAACACCACAGAAGTTTTTTATACAAAACCATTTTATTGGGGGAGTTTTTATATTTTAGGAGATACCAGTCCCATTACGATGAATAATGATATGAATTATAATTATGTAGTGTGGGGGGGAGTAATTTTAATATGCCTCTTAGGATTCTTTATTTTGATTCTAAAACGGAAAGG
- a CDS encoding DUF3526 domain-containing protein → MMLYKLFLKQCIRSKEVWISLLLIVMLGIVGIIIGNNHLKKQQDAIAEVKTYQEQHFDRQVSLHNDDLGLLLYYAKFAYINPLNPLAGLSIGQADVNPTIKRITIKTFEAQKYDTDLINPMSLQSGNLDLSFVIIYLFPLLVIVMAFNVISEETETGTWRLVAIQTRSKLKFIISKLLIRLMLLYVILIFLFLVSKLILNLVFNAAFFWMVGLSMLYIFFWFAISFFVISFKKTSGFNALLLLSVWLVLIILLPAGINAYISSKYPVPEALNTAIAQRDGYHVKWDTDKLATIQKFYKHYPQFEKYGYPTEGFNWLWYYAMQQMGDDDSKEEQEALGEKIKLREEASRRIASVIPNMHLQLVFNQLAGTSMSQQMKYLEGTHAFHEKLRLFFYPKIFDGKHADTVDWSQFKPAYHQTEVISKPIRGIIPLLIASGIVILLSIPMIRRL, encoded by the coding sequence ATGATGTTATATAAATTATTTTTGAAACAATGCATTCGATCAAAAGAGGTGTGGATTAGTCTTTTGCTTATTGTAATGTTAGGTATTGTTGGAATTATTATTGGAAATAACCATCTCAAAAAACAGCAAGATGCAATTGCTGAGGTCAAAACATATCAGGAACAACACTTTGATCGACAGGTGTCTCTTCATAATGATGATTTAGGGTTGTTATTGTATTATGCAAAATTTGCCTATATCAATCCCTTAAATCCCTTAGCAGGTTTATCCATCGGTCAGGCAGATGTAAATCCAACTATAAAGCGAATTACTATAAAAACTTTTGAAGCTCAAAAGTATGATACAGATTTGATAAATCCAATGAGCCTTCAATCTGGAAACCTGGATCTTTCTTTTGTGATCATTTATTTATTTCCCTTACTGGTCATTGTAATGGCTTTTAATGTAATTTCTGAAGAGACAGAAACAGGTACCTGGCGTTTGGTTGCTATTCAGACTAGGTCGAAGCTGAAATTTATTATTTCTAAGCTTTTGATACGGTTAATGTTGTTGTATGTTATATTGATTTTTCTTTTTTTAGTTTCGAAGCTAATCCTCAACCTGGTTTTTAATGCAGCCTTTTTTTGGATGGTTGGATTATCAATGCTTTATATCTTTTTTTGGTTTGCGATCTCCTTTTTTGTCATTAGTTTTAAGAAAACTTCAGGTTTTAATGCACTATTACTTTTATCAGTTTGGTTAGTGTTGATTATTCTTTTACCGGCGGGGATAAATGCTTATATCTCTTCTAAATATCCCGTTCCGGAAGCTTTAAACACAGCAATTGCACAACGAGACGGGTATCATGTGAAATGGGATACAGACAAATTAGCTACGATACAGAAATTTTATAAACATTACCCACAATTTGAAAAATACGGGTATCCAACAGAAGGGTTCAACTGGTTATGGTATTATGCCATGCAACAGATGGGAGATGATGATTCCAAAGAAGAACAAGAAGCTTTAGGAGAAAAAATCAAATTACGAGAAGAAGCCAGCAGACGGATTGCATCTGTAATTCCTAACATGCATTTGCAACTTGTTTTTAATCAGTTAGCAGGAACGAGTATGAGTCAACAAATGAAATATTTAGAAGGAACTCATGCATTTCATGAAAAACTGAGATTGTTTTTCTATCCAAAAATATTTGACGGGAAGCATGCTGATACTGTCGATTGGAGCCAATTTAAACCAGCGTATCACCAAACAGAAGTGATTTCAAAACCCATACGGGGAATAATACCGTTACTAATCGCTTCAGGCATTGTTATATTACTATCGATACCTATGATAAGGAGATTATAA
- a CDS encoding DUF3526 domain-containing protein produces MQWTNVRLFALNLWNNATTPKTFYVLYSVFILLTAYAAVSGIKNYVTQNKIRTEHQVKARQSWEANPDKHPHRMAHFGTFAFRITPALGIFDYGLESFIGNAVFLEAHRQNSVNFSEATFSTGMLRFGELSLALLLQLVVPLILFFVGFSSVAADKQNGTLKILLSQGATWKEILFGKSIGLFAIAMLFFVPVLLVVVITFLVLGEQTANDFRWLRLLLITGGYLSFLFIISSLTIVVSASSSNSKNALLRLLGIWLVLVVFLPKSAQAMGDYWFPTPTKLAFQSAIEKEVIQKGDSHNPNDPHYNSLRDSVLTVHNVKKVTDLPFNYSGFVMREGERITTDLYKKHYRELVGIYQRQNNVTRVSSFINPFTAIKQFSMTVAGTDFTSYVDFQNKADGYRYQLAQTMNELQMEYISPKKESGSEGKTHVVGHEHWEDFQDFKHEPMAFSNSIKEALPAMTSIILWVIVALGLLVFTSKKARAI; encoded by the coding sequence ATGCAATGGACAAATGTTAGGTTATTTGCATTGAATTTATGGAACAATGCAACGACACCAAAAACTTTTTATGTATTATATTCAGTTTTTATACTGCTAACAGCTTATGCAGCTGTTAGTGGTATAAAAAACTATGTTACCCAAAATAAAATTCGAACAGAGCATCAGGTCAAAGCCAGGCAAAGTTGGGAGGCAAACCCGGATAAACATCCGCACCGGATGGCTCATTTCGGTACTTTTGCATTTCGAATTACCCCAGCTTTAGGAATATTTGATTACGGTTTAGAAAGTTTTATAGGGAATGCAGTTTTTTTGGAAGCTCACCGACAAAACAGTGTGAATTTTTCTGAAGCGACTTTTTCAACGGGGATGCTGAGATTCGGAGAATTGAGTTTAGCGCTTTTATTGCAACTAGTCGTACCTCTGATTTTATTTTTTGTCGGGTTTTCTAGTGTTGCAGCAGATAAACAAAATGGAACGCTAAAAATATTGTTGTCTCAAGGAGCTACCTGGAAAGAGATATTGTTCGGAAAATCAATAGGACTTTTTGCAATTGCTATGTTGTTTTTTGTTCCTGTTTTATTGGTAGTGGTTATTACTTTTCTGGTATTAGGAGAGCAGACCGCAAATGATTTTAGATGGTTACGTTTATTATTGATCACTGGAGGTTACTTAAGCTTTCTATTCATTATATCCTCTCTAACAATAGTAGTATCAGCAAGTAGTAGTAATTCGAAAAACGCATTATTACGCTTATTAGGGATTTGGTTAGTATTGGTGGTATTTTTGCCTAAATCAGCTCAGGCGATGGGAGACTACTGGTTTCCTACCCCTACTAAGCTAGCCTTTCAATCGGCTATCGAGAAAGAGGTGATTCAAAAAGGAGATAGTCATAACCCAAATGATCCACACTATAATAGCCTTCGAGACTCTGTATTAACGGTTCATAACGTAAAAAAAGTAACCGATTTACCCTTTAATTATTCTGGGTTTGTAATGCGAGAAGGAGAAAGAATTACGACAGATTTATATAAAAAACATTATAGAGAATTAGTAGGTATTTATCAACGCCAAAATAATGTAACTCGAGTATCCTCTTTTATAAACCCCTTTACAGCAATCAAACAATTTTCAATGACTGTTGCCGGCACGGATTTTACATCTTATGTAGATTTTCAAAATAAAGCAGATGGCTACCGGTATCAATTGGCACAAACCATGAATGAATTACAAATGGAATATATCAGTCCGAAAAAAGAAAGTGGTTCCGAAGGAAAAACTCATGTAGTAGGGCATGAGCATTGGGAGGATTTTCAAGATTTTAAACATGAACCTATGGCTTTTTCTAATTCAATCAAAGAAGCTTTGCCCGCTATGACTTCGATAATATTGTGGGTTATAGTTGCTTTAGGCTTATTAGTATTTACCTCAAAAAAAGCAAGAGCGATATGA